A single Plasmodium malariae genome assembly, chromosome: 6 DNA region contains:
- the PmUG01_06023000 gene encoding merozoite surface protein 3, putative produces the protein MKNVFGIIFHIILFNLYICLNRAELIDSDKNTGNINNTGQNLRNGFSKKNVSLQDEQNNTIIGNTDVSEAAASSHTSGTTQSEAQAQAQEQVEEEEEEEEKEEEEEEGQPETETERRILNEQEQQRLQSQKQEQTPEQIKKRQENVEITLKFVQETDKLADEIIDLAEQVTEVAKEGEKIRKDFLKLSSKSLDENDTELLEYEVSIIEAFSLGNDAVRARNEAEKAQEMAKNAKTVEEAEMAKNIAEHANKKIKIVKLNMENTAAKYKEDLSAYPRTSKKKVRLQLVKTYTEEVEAGKEGKADKEEEVMGEKVEDGEEETKEEVIQGVPNVLEEDKDEEDEADEADEADEADEEEGNGEGSQGDTNQMQGKKNVVPLNDVSAHESLAVNYNSVNDVKKAIEGLLKNMLTIVDDDAYTLNTLKELEQDIQKFFQKNITT, from the coding sequence atgaaaaacgtTTTTGGTATTATATTCCacataattctttttaatttatatatatgcctaAATCGAGCGGAACTAATAGACAGTGATAAAAATACCGGCAATATAAACAACACTGGACAAAATTTAAGGAATGGATTCTCAAAGAAAAATGTTTCGTTACAagatgaacaaaataatacaattataGGAAATACTGATGTATCAGAAGCAGCGGCATCAAGTCATACATCAGGAACAACACAATCAGAAGCACAAGCACAAGCACAAGAACAagtagaagaagaagaagaagaagaagaaaaagaagaagaagaagaagaagggCAACCAGAAACAGAAACAGAACGTAGAATCTTAAATGAGCAAGAACAGCAACGGTTACAATCTCAAAAACAAGAACAAACCCCAGAgcagataaaaaaaagacaagAGAATGTAgaaataacattaaaattcGTACAAGAAACAGACAAATTAGCTGATGAAATAATCGATTTGGCAGAACAAGTAACAGAAGTAGCAAAAGAAGGAGAAAAAATACGCAAAGATTTTTTAAAGCTAAGTTCAAAATCTTTAGATGAGAATGATACAGAACTATTAGAATATGAAGTATCAATAATTGAAGCCTTTTCTTTAGGAAATGACGCAGTAAGAGCAAGAAATGAAGCAGAAAAAGCGCAAGAAATGGCAAAAAATGCCAAAACTGTAGAAGAGGCAGAAATGGCTAAAAATATAGCAGAACatgcaaacaaaaaaataaaaatagtaaaactaaatatggaaaatacagcagcaaaatataaagaagatTTATCAGCATATCCCCGCacaagcaaaaaaaaagttagaCTACAACTAGTAAAAACATATACAGAAGAAGTTGAAGCGggaaaagaaggaaaagcCGATAAGGAGGAAGAAGTTATGGGGGAAAAAGTTGAAGATGGAGAAGAAGAAACCAAAGAGGAAGTAATACAAGGCGTACCAAACGTGCTGGAGGAAGATAAGGATGAAGAGGATGAAGCAGATGAAGCAGATGAAGCGGATGAAGCAGATGAAGAAGAAGGAAATGGGGAAGGATCTCAAGGAGATACAAATCAAATGCAAGGCAAAAAGAATGTTGTTCCATTAAATGATGTTAGTGCTCATGAATCACTTGCAGTAAATTACAATAGTGTTAATGACGTTAAAAAAGCAATTGAGggattattaaaaaatatgcttaCTATAGTTGACGATGATGCTTATACTTTGAACACACTCAAAGAATTAGAGCAAGATAtccaaaaattttttcaaaaaaatataactacttaa
- the PmUG01_06023100 gene encoding conserved Plasmodium protein, unknown function, which yields MKVNNATINLNNTMTKENKNRHKLNVNSSDANEKKKNEKEAALVNVHHNNEDKNNNTNNKQVNAHNKETVNSKDVNKNGVIKYKEKSIDTNTIEDKIEKIEDSLSKLDEIEKKIVDDIYDCEKFIEFYEKSKSLLDSKDFNSDVGREEEIEQIRKILKRCSKNLDGEGIFLTGPSGQGKTYSIFYIIKEIEKEKEKEKEEKRKKKENTVTGNYKNVDSSYFYVSCSNSQKPYDIFVDILQQIIKKDKKTILNNVKQKYNLNGLEEVKKLFIYYTSKLNNLKIIIVDELDFIAIKNVRMELKTKNVSKTYNEDVVKALFECVQSSKCKIILVGIANSLDLIKDYTHMKINQIIYKPYNEKQFMNIIRNKLNTLEDEFVNKIFKGVSLNIHVRQISNRNGDIRSCFDAILRVFLDKRSDLEERKKNLIKLREEVMMNKIFNRQEKRNLFLLLNDPEEDQSTDVMNENEDSSSEDDTDLEVPTKKRKQKGIQKVEAEEKEEVNEVDGVQSHVLNENSPNCRTTKRAKLDMKNNTHYRSRCSHDDEKEDDNFYLNNNVTPLSTIQDYEKENKFHKNAKDLKFTDFKNEFSIGYDTLKKEIIKIQNNNETLSDILIRKNFNANDNESFYNFNEYTPKQCYESPFKVLYKNEIDSEEIPHFKDKQDILKNINIEKLLSFDTIIDNQIKNIEKKYQDYSTTANSNAVIISDIKKITDKIPLEEHKDILFKIKSLPLIQKICLYASCNVVVNDSHLNSDEENDISGNNKCQSKSKSQIIEITYADIQKGFRNLCSTLSETSYIKDILEGNTIDQAIEHFEELGILTNCKKNQKFKEKKSVVKVPKGLTPRFANIKNNKNFSSQNKLNSIYQFNLPVCVIKQTLKEISSILSSFDGNSQF from the coding sequence ATGAAAGTCAACAATGCTACCATAAATTTGAACAATACAATGacaaaggaaaataaaaacagacacaaattaaatgtaaaCTCGAGTGATGCaaacgaaaaaaagaagaacgAAAAAGAAGCCGCACTAGTAAATGTACATCATAATAATGAAGACAAGAATAATAacacaaataataaacaagTGAACGCACACAATAAAGAAACAGTAAATAGCAAagatgtaaataaaaatggggtaataaaatataaagagaaATCGATAGATACTAATACGATAGAagataaaattgaaaaaatagaagattCATTGAGTAAATTAGacgaaatagaaaaaaaaatcgttGATGACATATATGATTGtgaaaaatttatagaattttatgaaaaatctAAATCTCTCCTAGACTCTAAAGATTTTAACAGCGATGTAGGAAGAGAAGAAGAAATAGaacaaattagaaaaatattgaaaaggTGCTCAAAGAATTTAGATGGTGAAGGAATATTCCTAACGGGGCCTAGTGGTCAAGGAAAAACCTACagcatattttatatcattaaagaaatagaaaaagaaaaggaaaaagaaaaagaggaaaaaaggaagaaaaaagaaaacacaGTAACGGGGAATTACAAAAACGTGGATTCTTCCTACTTCTATGTATCATGTTCTAATAGCCAAAAGCcatatgatatatttgtTGATATATTACAACAGATAATAaagaaagataaaaagaCAATTCTGAATAATGTAAAACAaaagtataatttaaatggCTTAGAGGAAGTGAAAAagttattcatatattatacaagtaaattaaataatttaaaaataataattgtcGATGAACTAGATTTTATTGCAATCAAAAATGTGAGAATGGAattaaaaacgaaaaatgtGTCTAAAACTTATAATGAGGACGTAGTTAAAGCTCTATTTGAATGTGTTCAAAGTTCTAAGTGTAAAATAATCCTAGTAGGTATTGCAAATAGTTTGgatttaataaaagattATACGCACATGAAAATTaatcaaattatttataaaccATATAACGAAAAGCAGTTTATGAAcattataagaaataaattaaacacTTTGGAAGATGaatttgttaataaaatttttaaaggaGTATCGTTGAATATACATGTTAGGCAAATATCTAATAGAAATGGAGATATTAGATCATGTTTTGATGCAATTTTAAGGGTCTTCTTAGATAAAAGATCAGATTTagaagagagaaaaaaaaatttaattaaattgaGAGAGGAAGTCATgatgaataaaattttcaatagaCAAGAGAAAAggaatttatttcttttgctGAATGATCCGGAGGAGGATCAATCAACGGACGTGATGAACGAAAATGAAGATTCTTCCAGCGAAGATGATACCGACTTAGAAGTCCCTACaaagaaaaggaaacaaAAAGGCATCCAAAAGGTGGAAgcagaagaaaaagaagaagtaaACGAAGTAGACGGCGTACAATCCCACGTACTGAATGAGAACAGTCCAAATTGCAGAACAACCAAAAGGGCGAAGCTAGATATGAAGAACAACACCCATTATAGAAGCCGTTGCAGTCATGATGATGAAAAGGAAGATGACAATTTTTACCTTAACAATAATGTAACGCCTTTATCAACCATTCAAgattatgaaaaagaaaataagttccataaaaatgcaaaagatttaaaattcacagattttaaaaatgaattttccATTGGATATGATACACTAAAAAAAGagattattaaaatacaaaataataatgaaacgTTAAGTGATATAttgataagaaaaaattttaacgcAAATGATAATGAATCTTTTTATAACTTTAATGAGTATACACCTAAACAGTGTTATGAAAGTCCATTTAaggtattatataaaaatgaaatagacAGTGAAGAAATACCACATTTCAAAGATAAGcaagatatattaaaaaatataaatattgaaaaattattatcatttgaTACTATAATTGataatcaaataaaaaatatagaaaaaaaataccaaGATTATTCTACTACTGCTAATAGCAATGCAGTAATTATTtcagatataaaaaaaattaccgACAAAATCCCGTTAGAAGAACATAAAGATATCCTATTCAAAATAAAGAGTCTACCcttaattcaaaaaatatgtttatatgcgTCATGTAATGTAGTAGTAAATGATTCACATTTAAATTCAGATGAAGAAAATGACATCTcaggaaataataaatgtcaAAGTAAAAGCAAAAGTCAAATTATCGAAATCACCTATGCTGATATTCAAAAGGGATTCAGAAATTTATGTAGCACCTTATCCGAAACCTCCTATATAAAAGACATATTAGAAGGAAATACCATAGATCAGGCCATTGAACATTTTGAAGAACTTGGTATATTAacaaattgtaaaaaaaatcaaaaattcaaagaaaaaaaaagcgttGTAAAAGTTCCAAAAGGGTTAACACCTAGATTtgctaatataaaaaataataaaaatttctcgtctcaaaacaaattaaattcGATATATCAATTTAATCTTCCAGTTTGTGTTATTAAACAAactttaaaagaaatatccTCTATTCTTTCAAGTTTTGACGGAAACTCTCAATTTTAA